One stretch of Chitinophaga pendula DNA includes these proteins:
- a CDS encoding CusA/CzcA family heavy metal efflux RND transporter, with amino-acid sequence MLNKIISFSVKNKLVIGLFVLGLIGWGLFEVTRLPIDAVPDITDNQVQVITVSPSLGAPDVERLITFPIEQSCSNIPGLKQIRSFSRFGLSLVTIVFNDDTDVYWARQQISERLQQVQQQIPAGIGSPEMAPVTTGLGEIYQYVVRPKAGYEGKYGPMELRTLQDWVVRRQLLGTPGVADVSSFGGQLKQYEIAVRPGQLKANNITIADVFDALEKNNQNTGGAYIEKGPTVLYIRSEGLTKSIEDIEKIVVRTLSNGMPLLIRDVATVRLGAATRYGAMCFNDKGEVAGAVVMMLKGENSSAVIKRVKEKVAAIQKTLPEGVVIEPFLDRTKMVNNAISTVETNLVEGALIVVFVLVFFLGNIRAGLIVSSVIPLSMLFAVILMNKFGVGGNLMSLGAIDFGLIVDGTVIVVEAILHRFSHSKHFRQIQRLDQATMDAEVNASTSTMIKSAVFSQIIILIVYIPILSLQGIEGKMFKPMAFTVAFAILGAFLLSITYVPMMSALCLSKKISHKPSLADRTMAWLERRYQPLLEKGLRIPKSIIATTVLLLAIAVWLLAVMGGEFIPELEEGDFAVETRLLTGSNLNTTIKATQQTASILLQKFPEVEKVVTKIGSAEIPTDPMPLEASDMMVILKDKKQWTSAHSFDELSEKMSKELSIVPGVSIGFQFPVQMRFNELMTGARQDVVCKIFGENLDSLAHYANRLGDIIKTVDGAINLYVETVTGMPQVVINYDRDAMARYGLNVSDINRVVNTAFAGQSTGLVYEGEKRFDMVVRLADEVRQNLSDVRNLLIPTANGTQIPLEQVAAVNEIEGPNQIQRENTRRRIIVGFNVTGRDVQSIVTELQQKVATQLKLSPEYQVVYGGAFENLTAARERLSIVVPIALLMIFLLLYFAFSSVKQGLLIYTAIPLSAIGGIFALWIRGMPFSISAGVGFIALFGVAVLNGILLVSEFNRLKKEGWDDVRKIVIHATKSKLRAVLMTALVPSLGFIPMAVSNGAGAEVQKPLATVVIGGLIISTLLTLFVLPVLYILFEKGFGYFKPAPHITTGIFILGCLTIPPALHAQQRVSLQEAVNIALTQNLQLKATRTGEQYYQALGKSHLDFDKTILGVEYGKLNSVANDNKFSIAQNIQFPTVYKRQHAINETNINMSRINTRWRETELKASVKQLFYGLLVLEQREQLLITADSLYKGFLQRTSLRFKTGDADAIEQTTAVNQRAQIANQLELLRTDYRTSLQQFHALLNTTADILPQQDSLVYRLPLLPDTALLSNTPAIAWQQQMVNRSWQESKLEKSRLLPTLNLGYTNMSIIGYQRIGSEEKYFGGSERFSGVSAGIGIPLITVGQRTRAKAAGVQAIQQQQELDATRQQMAVALQNALQVYSSNLNLLQTYQSQLLDNAKRIITAADKRMAGGEIGYLDWVILVNQSLQVNAFYYETISRVNEAAFTVERISGIN; translated from the coding sequence ATGTTGAATAAGATCATCAGCTTTTCTGTAAAGAATAAGCTGGTTATAGGACTATTTGTACTGGGATTGATAGGCTGGGGACTCTTCGAAGTAACCCGCTTGCCAATCGACGCAGTACCGGATATCACAGACAATCAGGTACAGGTCATCACCGTCTCCCCATCACTGGGAGCCCCCGATGTAGAACGCCTCATCACCTTCCCGATAGAACAATCCTGTAGTAACATACCTGGACTGAAACAGATCCGTAGCTTCTCCCGCTTCGGCCTATCCCTCGTCACCATCGTATTCAACGACGATACCGACGTCTACTGGGCCAGGCAGCAAATAAGCGAACGCCTCCAACAAGTACAACAGCAAATACCCGCCGGCATCGGCTCCCCCGAAATGGCCCCGGTCACCACCGGACTTGGCGAGATCTACCAGTATGTCGTACGCCCCAAAGCAGGCTACGAAGGCAAATATGGCCCTATGGAACTGCGTACCCTCCAGGACTGGGTCGTACGCAGACAACTACTGGGCACACCGGGCGTAGCCGATGTCAGCAGCTTCGGCGGCCAGCTTAAACAATACGAAATAGCCGTCCGGCCCGGACAACTGAAAGCAAACAATATCACCATCGCCGATGTGTTCGATGCCCTCGAAAAAAATAACCAGAATACCGGCGGCGCCTATATAGAAAAAGGCCCCACCGTACTCTATATCCGCAGCGAAGGCCTCACCAAAAGCATCGAAGACATCGAAAAGATCGTCGTCCGCACTCTCAGCAATGGAATGCCCTTACTCATCCGCGACGTAGCCACCGTAAGACTTGGCGCCGCCACCAGGTACGGAGCCATGTGCTTCAATGATAAAGGCGAAGTAGCCGGCGCAGTCGTCATGATGCTCAAAGGAGAAAACTCCTCCGCCGTCATCAAAAGAGTAAAAGAAAAAGTAGCCGCCATTCAGAAAACATTACCCGAAGGAGTCGTTATAGAACCCTTCCTCGATCGTACCAAAATGGTCAACAACGCCATCAGCACCGTAGAGACCAACCTGGTCGAAGGGGCACTCATCGTCGTATTCGTATTGGTATTTTTTCTGGGCAATATCAGAGCAGGACTTATCGTATCCTCCGTCATACCCTTGTCCATGCTCTTCGCCGTCATACTCATGAACAAATTCGGAGTAGGAGGTAACCTGATGAGCCTCGGCGCCATCGACTTCGGCCTCATCGTAGATGGTACCGTGATTGTAGTAGAAGCAATCCTACATCGATTCTCCCATTCCAAACACTTCAGACAAATACAGCGCCTCGACCAGGCCACCATGGACGCAGAAGTAAACGCTTCCACCAGCACCATGATAAAATCTGCCGTATTCAGCCAGATCATCATCCTCATCGTATACATTCCGATATTGTCACTACAGGGTATAGAAGGAAAGATGTTCAAACCAATGGCCTTCACCGTCGCATTCGCCATCCTCGGAGCTTTCCTGCTCTCTATCACCTATGTACCCATGATGAGCGCACTATGCCTGAGCAAAAAGATATCGCACAAACCATCCCTCGCCGATCGCACGATGGCCTGGCTGGAAAGAAGATATCAGCCACTGCTGGAAAAAGGATTACGCATCCCTAAAAGCATCATCGCTACCACCGTCTTATTACTCGCCATCGCCGTATGGCTGCTGGCAGTAATGGGAGGAGAGTTCATCCCCGAATTGGAAGAGGGCGACTTCGCCGTAGAGACCCGGCTGCTCACCGGTAGTAATCTCAATACCACCATCAAAGCCACTCAACAAACAGCCAGCATCCTCCTGCAAAAGTTTCCGGAAGTAGAAAAAGTAGTCACCAAAATAGGCTCTGCCGAAATACCCACCGACCCCATGCCACTGGAAGCCAGCGATATGATGGTCATCCTGAAAGACAAAAAACAATGGACCTCCGCACATTCCTTCGATGAACTGTCAGAGAAAATGAGCAAAGAACTATCCATTGTCCCCGGTGTCAGTATCGGCTTCCAGTTCCCGGTACAAATGCGCTTTAATGAACTGATGACCGGTGCCCGCCAGGACGTCGTATGTAAAATATTCGGCGAAAACCTCGACTCCCTGGCACACTATGCCAACCGCCTGGGAGACATCATCAAAACCGTCGATGGCGCTATCAACTTGTATGTGGAAACCGTCACCGGCATGCCCCAGGTAGTCATCAACTACGACCGCGATGCCATGGCCAGGTACGGCCTCAACGTCAGCGACATCAACCGCGTGGTCAATACCGCCTTCGCCGGACAAAGCACCGGCCTCGTATATGAGGGAGAAAAACGCTTCGATATGGTCGTACGCCTCGCCGATGAGGTCCGCCAAAATCTGTCCGATGTCCGTAACCTCCTTATCCCCACCGCAAATGGTACACAGATACCATTGGAACAGGTCGCCGCTGTAAACGAAATAGAAGGCCCCAACCAGATACAACGGGAAAACACCCGCCGCAGGATCATCGTCGGATTCAACGTCACCGGACGCGATGTACAAAGCATCGTAACAGAACTGCAGCAAAAGGTCGCCACACAACTCAAACTATCACCAGAATACCAGGTGGTATACGGTGGCGCCTTCGAAAACCTCACCGCAGCTCGCGAACGACTGTCCATCGTAGTACCCATCGCATTACTCATGATATTCCTGCTGCTATACTTCGCCTTCAGCTCCGTTAAACAAGGCCTCCTGATTTATACCGCCATCCCACTGTCAGCAATAGGTGGCATATTCGCATTGTGGATAAGAGGAATGCCTTTCAGCATATCCGCCGGCGTTGGTTTTATCGCCCTTTTCGGAGTAGCCGTACTAAATGGCATACTACTGGTATCCGAATTCAACCGCCTAAAAAAAGAAGGATGGGACGACGTTCGCAAAATAGTCATCCACGCCACCAAGTCAAAACTAAGAGCCGTCCTCATGACCGCATTAGTACCTTCCCTGGGTTTTATCCCCATGGCCGTCAGCAACGGCGCCGGCGCAGAAGTACAAAAACCACTGGCGACCGTCGTAATAGGTGGCCTCATCATCTCCACCTTACTTACACTATTCGTATTACCAGTATTATACATCCTGTTCGAAAAAGGATTCGGCTACTTCAAACCAGCACCCCATATCACCACCGGCATCTTCATATTAGGCTGCCTGACCATCCCGCCCGCCTTGCACGCACAACAGAGAGTATCACTGCAGGAGGCCGTCAATATAGCCCTGACACAAAACCTCCAGCTGAAAGCAACCCGCACAGGAGAACAATACTATCAGGCCCTGGGAAAAAGTCACCTCGACTTCGATAAAACCATCCTGGGCGTTGAGTATGGTAAACTCAACAGCGTTGCCAACGACAACAAGTTCTCCATAGCACAAAACATCCAGTTCCCGACAGTATATAAACGGCAGCATGCAATCAACGAAACAAACATCAACATGAGCCGTATCAATACCCGCTGGCGGGAAACAGAACTGAAAGCCAGCGTTAAGCAACTGTTCTATGGACTGCTGGTACTGGAACAACGTGAACAGCTGCTCATAACCGCCGATAGCCTGTACAAAGGTTTCCTCCAGCGTACATCCCTGCGGTTCAAAACAGGGGATGCCGACGCAATCGAACAAACCACCGCCGTCAACCAACGCGCACAGATCGCCAACCAACTGGAACTCCTGCGTACGGATTATAGGACCAGCTTACAGCAATTTCATGCATTGCTGAATACTACCGCCGACATCCTGCCCCAGCAGGACAGCCTGGTATATCGCCTCCCGCTATTACCGGATACCGCCTTACTGTCCAACACACCGGCAATAGCATGGCAGCAACAAATGGTCAACCGTAGCTGGCAGGAAAGTAAACTGGAAAAAAGTCGCCTCCTCCCCACACTCAATCTCGGATACACCAACATGAGCATCATCGGCTACCAGCGTATTGGCAGTGAAGAGAAGTACTTCGGAGGAAGTGAACGATTCTCCGGTGTCAGCGCAGGTATCGGCATCCCCCTGATCACCGTAGGACAGCGCACACGTGCCAAAGCCGCCGGCGTTCAGGCCATTCAGCAACAACAGGAACTGGATGCCACCCGCCAGCAAATGGCCGTCGCCTTACAAAATGCATTACAGGTATATAGCAGCAACTTAAACCTGCTTCAGACCTATCAATCCCAGCTACTCGACAATGCAAAACGTATCATCACCGCCGCAGACAAACGGATGGCAGGAGGAGAAATAGGATACCTCGACTGGGTTATCCTCGTCAATCAATCCCTGCAGGTCAATGCCTTCTACTACGAAACGATCAGCCGGGTAAATGAAGCCGCATTCACAGTAGAGAGAATAAGCGGTATCAACTAA
- a CDS encoding efflux RND transporter periplasmic adaptor subunit: protein MRKLAFIISSCGLLIACGQQQQEKKEQSATAVHPDSNSVALTPEQMKTAGIELKTAETKAMHAVLKVNGIIDVPPQNIVSVSMPMGGYLKTMRLLPGMKVSKGQILATLEDPQYIQLQQDYLVARSRLHFLETDFARQKELNESKTNSDKVFQQVRSEYESQRAIVSALKEKLQLININPDKLSDASISRQISIYAPISGYVTKVNVNTGRYVSPTDILLELIDPADLHLSLTVFEKDLFRLSPGQLVTCYTNDQPDQVYKAKVHLITPNVNQDRSGEVHCHFETMDKRLLPGMFMNATIELGNGNATAVPDDAVVKWKNQPFLFVAAGNGHFTMTPVETGNTIDGYTEIRTPLDHKQVVTKNAYALLMKMKNGGEE, encoded by the coding sequence ATGCGCAAACTAGCATTTATCATATCCAGCTGCGGCCTCCTGATCGCATGCGGACAACAACAACAGGAAAAAAAAGAACAATCCGCCACCGCCGTTCACCCGGATAGTAATTCCGTTGCACTAACACCGGAACAGATGAAAACAGCTGGCATAGAACTGAAAACAGCCGAAACCAAAGCCATGCATGCCGTACTAAAGGTCAATGGCATAATAGACGTACCTCCGCAGAATATCGTCTCCGTAAGTATGCCCATGGGTGGCTATCTTAAGACCATGCGCTTACTGCCGGGCATGAAGGTCTCCAAAGGTCAGATACTGGCCACCCTCGAAGATCCTCAGTACATTCAGCTCCAACAGGACTACCTGGTCGCCAGAAGCCGCCTGCACTTCCTGGAAACAGATTTCGCCCGCCAGAAAGAACTCAACGAATCGAAAACAAACAGCGATAAAGTATTCCAGCAAGTAAGAAGCGAATACGAAAGCCAACGGGCCATCGTCAGCGCACTAAAAGAAAAACTGCAACTTATCAACATCAACCCGGATAAACTATCCGATGCCTCCATCTCCCGGCAGATCAGCATCTATGCACCTATCAGCGGTTATGTCACCAAAGTGAATGTCAACACCGGCCGCTATGTAAGTCCTACAGATATCCTGCTGGAACTGATAGACCCGGCCGACTTGCACTTAAGTCTCACCGTCTTCGAAAAAGACCTGTTCCGCCTCTCACCGGGACAACTCGTTACCTGCTATACCAACGATCAGCCTGACCAGGTATATAAAGCGAAAGTCCATCTCATCACACCTAATGTCAACCAGGACCGGTCCGGAGAAGTACACTGCCACTTCGAAACCATGGACAAACGCCTCCTGCCAGGCATGTTCATGAACGCTACCATCGAACTGGGCAACGGCAACGCAACCGCCGTCCCCGACGATGCCGTCGTGAAATGGAAAAACCAACCCTTCCTGTTCGTCGCCGCCGGTAATGGTCACTTCACCATGACACCCGTAGAAACAGGTAATACCATCGATGGCTACACGGAAATAAGAACACCACTCGATCACAAACAGGTAGTAACTAAGAACGCCTACGCGCTCCTGATGAAAATGAAAAATGGGGGAGAAGAATAA
- a CDS encoding DMT family transporter, with product MHIVNERTKGFISIIFVMLIWGSSFSVTKLVVQEVSPFVLATLRHLIASAVLLPFFLARRRKVRHALPYGHLLLMGLSGITVYYCLFNSGMRYISASSGAMIEGLIPVAIAIPAALILKEHLYSKTITGIVLSVIGVILVGFVGNAQKSDNGLLGSALMVGAVCLWGAYTLLSRSLKNMDTILVTSVSTFFGTLCLLPMFFYELYQHGMPTISAGAWAGMTYLGLFASALAYFLYNRALESLPAAQVGNFLNLNPVIGAVIAFIFLKDTFTGWQYAGSVLVIAGIWLSARSAKAKR from the coding sequence ATGCACATCGTTAATGAACGTACGAAAGGCTTTATCAGCATCATCTTTGTGATGTTAATATGGGGCAGTTCGTTTTCTGTTACCAAGCTGGTGGTGCAGGAGGTTTCCCCATTTGTGCTGGCCACCCTTCGTCATCTGATTGCCAGCGCTGTATTGTTACCCTTTTTTCTTGCCAGGAGACGGAAGGTTCGGCACGCATTACCTTACGGGCATTTATTGCTGATGGGGTTGAGTGGCATTACGGTTTACTACTGTCTTTTCAATTCGGGTATGCGGTATATATCAGCATCCAGTGGTGCGATGATAGAAGGGTTGATCCCGGTAGCGATTGCTATACCTGCGGCCCTGATACTCAAGGAGCATCTTTATTCAAAAACCATTACGGGAATCGTTCTATCGGTGATCGGCGTTATACTGGTGGGTTTTGTCGGTAATGCGCAAAAATCCGACAACGGGCTGCTGGGCAGTGCGTTGATGGTAGGGGCGGTATGCCTGTGGGGTGCTTATACGTTATTATCCAGAAGTCTGAAGAACATGGATACGATATTGGTTACCAGTGTGAGTACATTCTTCGGGACCCTGTGTTTGTTGCCTATGTTCTTTTACGAGCTTTACCAGCATGGGATGCCTACTATTTCTGCCGGGGCGTGGGCAGGTATGACTTACCTGGGGCTTTTTGCTTCTGCCCTTGCTTATTTTCTGTACAACCGGGCGTTAGAGAGCCTGCCTGCTGCGCAGGTGGGTAATTTCCTGAACCTGAACCCGGTGATAGGTGCCGTTATTGCTTTTATCTTCCTGAAAGACACTTTTACTGGCTGGCAGTATGCTGGTAGTGTGTTAGTGATAGCTGGTATCTGGCTAAGTGCCAGGTCTGCGAAGGCTAAGCGTTAG